A genomic segment from Moorena sp. SIOASIH encodes:
- a CDS encoding DM13 domain-containing protein: MCLGIPIPATDGEVQESLGRLQQVSGTQRYRIPADVNPEDFNSVVIWCRKFNVTLAFQPRYANGYATLSN, translated from the coding sequence TTGTGCCTGGGAATCCCCATTCCTGCGACGGATGGGGAAGTTCAAGAAAGTCTTGGTCGTCTTCAGCAGGTCAGTGGCACTCAACGGTACCGTATCCCTGCTGATGTTAATCCAGAAGACTTTAACTCTGTAGTAATATGGTGCCGTAAATTCAACGTTACCTTGGCCTTTCAGCCACGCTACGCGAACGGCTACGCCACCCTTAGTAATTAG
- a CDS encoding methyl-accepting chemotaxis protein produces the protein MTQIPPHNNSLKEHNGHQIDNHDIKLSDKFSDNLSDQFSDNGHTGSHQTLRLSTSTLKTKLGKSLLPLPQLIQSKIAPAHRLPSLFWKWFYNLPIQGKQVLALFTSEVISVVGLAGVGAFLIVTGGRAQLINQAKSELAVMDIIYNIKINQMGFGFRGQSHNSAIIQAVQTHAQGKPLTPGLFKQVKDILQHEIQTRRIEYATLVGKDRRIIVNANADRTGEFFDPNDLVSQVLENPQQIKTSELVSWSEFAKESPFLPAGIVQQNNLLIRYTVTPIRATDTGAVLGVLVSGDIVNGKLPIVEDTLKSFGGGYSAVYLRQPDGQFALVTALDQGKSTNLAEAQPNVSLPDTPFLNQAVAAQGNPITKRINIGRQTYTVAARTLNNFSGKPVALLVRGTSEAQLNFLLTDNLLLKLVVVILAVTVDILLAMLLGRAIAKPIQQLQNLAEQFAQGSRQVRSNLITKDEIGKLARTFNEMAENVTSQENLIRREADQTQVIINLAATPMYKSLDLKGVFQEAVEKALNQLNADRVVIYRLNPDGSGYIGFETVQPGWPTAIKNMVEDRIENKIEDACIPHQLLDGYKHGRVIATNNVFEAGFHPDHEKLMERLQIKANLVTPIVHGETLYGLLIAHHCTAPHQWQESEISFLTQLSLQLGNVMERAMSLEKMEAARQEAENLAQEQRQIKEELQKRALELLMEVEPVSKGDLTIRAQVTADELGTIADSYNTTIESLRKLVLQVQQASKQVTTTTSQDEAAIRELSTEALRQAEEIANALQKIHDMTVSTRSVAASASEAEAAVKQAAQTVEAGDAAMNRTVEGFMAIRETVGSTAKKVKRLGESSQKISKVVNLISGFAEQTNMLALNAAIEAARAGEAGRGFAVVADEVRALAHQSAEATAEIEKLVADIQAETNEVAAAMEEGTEQVVVGTKLVDDTRQSLNQITAVTVKINELVKAIAITAVEQTQASESVTETMTDVAEIANRTSTEVTQVSNSFKQLLKVAEQLQDSVGKFKVS, from the coding sequence ATGACTCAAATCCCTCCTCATAATAACTCCCTTAAGGAGCACAATGGTCACCAGATTGATAATCATGATATTAAATTATCAGATAAATTTTCTGATAATTTATCTGATCAATTTTCTGATAATGGTCATACTGGCAGCCACCAAACTTTGCGCCTGTCAACATCTACCCTGAAAACTAAACTGGGTAAATCACTGCTACCACTACCCCAGTTAATCCAGTCAAAGATTGCACCAGCCCACAGACTTCCATCTTTATTTTGGAAATGGTTTTATAACCTGCCCATACAAGGTAAGCAGGTTCTAGCCCTGTTCACTTCAGAAGTGATCTCCGTGGTTGGCTTAGCAGGTGTGGGGGCTTTTTTGATTGTTACAGGAGGTCGTGCTCAATTAATCAACCAAGCCAAATCAGAATTGGCGGTTATGGATATTATCTATAATATCAAAATTAATCAGATGGGGTTTGGCTTTCGGGGACAATCTCACAATAGCGCAATTATTCAAGCGGTTCAAACCCATGCTCAAGGCAAACCCTTAACCCCCGGGTTGTTCAAACAAGTGAAAGATATTCTCCAGCATGAAATCCAGACTCGTCGGATTGAATATGCCACGTTGGTGGGAAAGGATCGGCGAATTATTGTCAATGCTAATGCTGATCGAACTGGGGAGTTTTTCGATCCCAATGACTTAGTCAGTCAGGTTCTGGAAAATCCTCAGCAAATTAAAACTAGTGAACTGGTCAGCTGGTCTGAGTTTGCGAAAGAGTCTCCCTTCCTACCTGCTGGCATTGTCCAGCAAAACAATCTCTTGATTCGCTACACCGTAACACCGATTAGAGCCACCGACACAGGGGCAGTTTTGGGAGTACTGGTTTCTGGGGATATTGTCAATGGCAAGCTGCCTATCGTCGAGGATACCCTAAAGTCTTTTGGGGGAGGTTATAGTGCGGTATATCTACGTCAACCCGATGGTCAATTCGCCTTGGTAACTGCCTTAGACCAGGGTAAAAGTACCAATTTAGCAGAAGCTCAACCGAATGTCTCCTTGCCCGATACCCCTTTCCTGAATCAAGCGGTAGCAGCTCAGGGTAATCCGATTACCAAACGCATCAATATAGGGAGGCAAACCTATACAGTCGCTGCCAGGACGCTAAATAATTTTAGTGGTAAGCCAGTTGCCCTTTTGGTAAGGGGAACCTCAGAAGCTCAACTCAACTTCCTCCTCACCGACAACCTACTGCTAAAGTTGGTAGTAGTGATCTTGGCTGTGACTGTTGATATATTACTAGCTATGCTGCTAGGACGAGCCATTGCTAAACCTATCCAGCAGTTGCAAAACTTAGCCGAGCAATTTGCTCAAGGGTCACGCCAAGTCCGAAGCAATCTGATCACTAAAGATGAGATCGGTAAGCTAGCCAGGACGTTTAATGAAATGGCTGAGAATGTTACCAGTCAGGAAAACCTGATACGTCGAGAGGCAGATCAGACACAAGTCATTATTAACCTTGCTGCTACCCCCATGTACAAATCTCTCGACCTCAAAGGTGTCTTCCAAGAAGCGGTGGAAAAAGCTCTCAATCAATTGAATGCCGACCGGGTAGTTATCTACCGCCTGAATCCTGATGGTAGTGGCTACATTGGATTCGAGACAGTTCAACCCGGTTGGCCCACAGCAATTAAAAATATGGTTGAGGATAGGATTGAGAATAAAATTGAAGATGCTTGTATTCCACACCAGTTGCTTGATGGCTACAAACATGGGCGTGTCATTGCCACCAACAATGTCTTTGAAGCAGGTTTCCATCCTGACCACGAGAAGTTGATGGAACGATTGCAAATCAAAGCCAATTTAGTGACACCAATTGTCCACGGAGAAACACTTTACGGCTTACTTATTGCTCATCATTGTACCGCCCCACACCAGTGGCAAGAGTCTGAAATCAGTTTCCTGACGCAGTTATCTCTTCAGCTGGGCAATGTTATGGAGCGAGCCATGTCCTTAGAAAAAATGGAGGCAGCCCGCCAAGAAGCAGAAAATCTTGCTCAGGAACAGCGCCAGATCAAAGAGGAGCTGCAAAAGCGTGCTCTAGAACTGTTGATGGAAGTAGAGCCAGTTAGTAAAGGAGACCTCACCATTCGAGCCCAGGTGACTGCCGATGAATTGGGCACTATTGCCGATTCCTACAATACTACCATCGAAAGCTTGCGGAAACTTGTACTGCAAGTGCAACAGGCAAGCAAGCAAGTAACCACCACCACTAGTCAAGATGAAGCAGCCATCCGAGAGCTATCCACAGAAGCTTTACGACAGGCGGAGGAAATTGCTAATGCTTTACAAAAAATTCATGACATGACAGTCTCAACTCGCTCTGTGGCTGCCAGTGCCTCTGAAGCCGAAGCCGCAGTTAAACAAGCAGCTCAAACGGTGGAAGCTGGGGATGCTGCTATGAACCGCACTGTAGAAGGTTTTATGGCGATTCGGGAAACTGTAGGTAGTACGGCTAAGAAGGTCAAACGCCTTGGGGAATCGTCCCAAAAGATTTCTAAGGTAGTCAACCTGATTAGTGGCTTTGCTGAGCAAACTAATATGTTAGCCCTCAATGCCGCTATTGAGGCTGCTCGTGCTGGGGAAGCCGGTCGAGGCTTTGCGGTAGTTGCTGATGAAGTACGAGCCTTGGCCCATCAATCGGCGGAGGCAACGGCGGAAATTGAAAAGCTGGTAGCAGACATTCAGGCGGAAACCAATGAGGTGGCAGCTGCTATGGAAGAGGGAACTGAGCAAGTGGTAGTTGGGACTAAACTGGTGGATGATACCCGCCAGAGTTTGAATCAGATTACTGCCGTAACGGTGAAGATAAATGAGTTGGTCAAAGCAATTGCCATCACAGCTGTTGAGCAAACCCAAGCCAGCGAATCAGTGACTGAAACTATGACTGACGTAGCAGAGATCGCGAATAGAACCTCCACAGAAGTCACCCAAGTATCTAACTCCTTCAAACAACTGCTCAAAGTGGCTGAGCAACTGCAAGATAGTGTGGGCAAGTTCAAGGTGAGTTAG
- a CDS encoding bifunctional sterol desaturase/short chain dehydrogenase yields the protein MVNFWLAIGVLGLGSILWVELVRDFYHLLSHHWTPLYRLHVWHHRVFRQDLTAVSDTIYRQAHWRNDVPEALVMLILGLVLWWLAYTWTPDLHWAALAGSVYSMVFLFGAIARGYGIKGADKLTDGTHLPGPFLCPPSCWMVNRSYHWRHHFDNQKAYYGGTLTLVDKLMGTALSLQGKTIAVTGASGTLGQSLLYHLQQRGAKLIALTSQEQTVTLSVNGESLPVKTFTWQVSKESELAPHLENVDILILNHGINVHQERTADAIAKSYEVNTLSSWRLLEMFLSTVRTNADIARKEVWVNTSEAEVSPAFSPLYELSKRTLGDLVTLRRLDAPCVVRKLILGPFKSNLNPIGVMSADWVAQQILNLATRDVRNIIVTINPITYLAFPVKEFFVSLYYRLFTH from the coding sequence ATGGTAAATTTCTGGCTAGCTATAGGGGTTTTGGGACTGGGTTCTATTCTGTGGGTAGAACTGGTGCGAGACTTCTATCACCTCCTGTCCCATCACTGGACACCTCTGTATCGCTTGCATGTGTGGCATCATCGGGTCTTCCGTCAGGATTTAACTGCTGTCAGTGATACCATTTATCGACAGGCGCACTGGCGTAATGATGTGCCAGAAGCGTTGGTTATGCTAATCTTAGGCTTGGTGCTATGGTGGTTGGCTTATACCTGGACACCAGATCTGCATTGGGCAGCTTTGGCTGGTTCTGTGTACTCGATGGTATTTCTATTTGGTGCGATCGCTCGTGGCTATGGCATCAAGGGAGCTGATAAGTTGACTGATGGAACCCACCTTCCGGGTCCATTCCTCTGTCCTCCTTCCTGTTGGATGGTAAATCGCAGCTACCATTGGCGACATCACTTTGATAACCAAAAGGCTTACTATGGCGGCACATTGACTTTAGTAGACAAACTGATGGGGACAGCACTATCGCTCCAAGGGAAAACTATTGCAGTGACGGGAGCATCGGGAACTTTGGGACAGTCACTGTTGTACCATCTCCAGCAACGGGGAGCAAAATTGATTGCTCTGACCTCCCAAGAACAAACTGTTACGTTAAGTGTCAATGGTGAAAGCTTGCCAGTAAAAACCTTCACTTGGCAAGTGAGTAAAGAGTCCGAACTAGCTCCACATTTGGAAAATGTGGATATTCTAATTCTCAATCACGGCATCAATGTTCATCAAGAACGGACAGCCGATGCGATCGCAAAATCCTACGAGGTCAACACATTATCAAGTTGGCGGTTGCTGGAGATGTTTTTATCCACTGTTCGGACGAACGCAGATATTGCTCGCAAGGAAGTTTGGGTTAATACTTCGGAAGCGGAAGTTAGTCCAGCCTTTAGTCCATTGTATGAACTGAGCAAACGAACCCTAGGAGACCTAGTTACCCTCCGTCGTCTAGATGCTCCTTGTGTAGTACGTAAACTAATCCTTGGACCATTTAAAAGTAATCTCAATCCGATTGGGGTCATGTCAGCGGATTGGGTAGCCCAGCAAATCCTTAATCTAGCGACTCGTGATGTGCGTAACATCATTGTGACGATTAATCCTATAACCTATTTAGCGTTTCCAGTCAAGGAATTTTTTGTCAGCCTGTACTATAGGCTGTTTACTCATTAG
- a CDS encoding response regulator, producing the protein MATHSEIQDQAYQFFIEEAPELLQLIETGLLTLQQERTTAKIHDLMRAAHSIKGGAASVGLEAIKTLAHRLEDIFKAFYSEEVELDTELESLLLKAYDCLRNPLIQQIEQGYFDPEQALARAQSTYAQIEERLGDALTQVDNYIPSSGDLGIDIVSSIFEVDVAQGLERLAAVLANPQNYEVVGELKAQAEVFAGFAELLNLSGFGAIAQTAVAAVEQNPHQVLKIIELALADFTTGRAAVLAGDRTQGGNPSTALVALTEAPAAPANDITNSLNTTSEFEDIFSDFNLGEASNSFEDFTLSEQTATQASQLNPLAEETFETSPTVAHQETDLDQATEDKPSWKVTDSADVTDIFNNFNQYQQSLLFEDFALAQETTAQQPQVNLPAEEVPLTPPILADLRTSDLGQASLDLPSDQSTPSEDQVNPVQEAEASFPEETISPTAETVPGSKQDLSKSKADPTPGSKPVANSPNPSSTASAPLKNSSLEVPKTLEAAVEKIEQIFESLPPLQDMPKADVPSPPTLPAAAFLANELAINQTTQSAKSQQHQPTRPNQPTPKPSEHPSQSPTSISPESSVRVNLKRLERMNNLVGELVINRNSIGLQNEQLQVAVRELTQRFDLCQTIVSQLQDLSDQSLASASSAGSMVSNPSFASLSKNEWNQQETNSVRERNLPQQSVTWSGQKSLESESDPLNKPLFDSLEMDSYSNVHSLIQGLQEEMMLLKEAVGDITLFAQQSDQTLEQQRQMLSQLRDELMWARMLPLGQVLNRFPRALRDLSTQHHKPAKLKLSGTGVLVDRAVLEKLYDPLLHLLRNAFDHGIESPEIRRKRGKSEQGQIEIRAYHKGNQTIIQVKDDGEGLNIERIRKQVLVKGLLSAKQIAKAPPSRLLKMIFEPGFSTAAQVSELSGRGVGLDVVRSQIRALKGKISVTSSPGKGTTFTLRLPLTLTIAKLLIATVGPIVIALPSDSIEEIVVPKGDQMQKSGTKRFLLWRGQMLPTYTMSDLLEYNCPVRETTPSKALVYVPTPEDWALPLVVMRREQQAFALEIDRVITEQELVIKPFGKALAAPSYTYGCTILGDGSLIPVIDGNALLEQFLAQSQEETKPRTLSNILEATTKKKSSVNLTQTPAKTSPLPTILIVDDSTGLRRTLAMSLQKAGYRVLQARDGQEALEQLRQSSKVQMIICDIEMPNMNGFEFLGQRRQDPQLSKIPIAMLTSRSSEKHQRLAMHLGANAYFTKPYIEQDFIGKIKNIIEQSKSEF; encoded by the coding sequence ATGGCAACTCACTCTGAGATCCAAGACCAAGCCTATCAGTTTTTTATCGAAGAGGCACCAGAGCTGTTGCAACTGATCGAGACAGGCTTACTGACTCTCCAGCAAGAACGAACCACGGCTAAGATCCACGATTTAATGCGAGCCGCTCACTCCATTAAGGGAGGTGCTGCCAGTGTTGGGCTAGAGGCAATTAAAACCTTGGCTCATCGTCTCGAAGATATCTTCAAGGCTTTCTACAGCGAAGAGGTAGAACTGGATACTGAGCTAGAAAGCTTGCTGCTCAAAGCTTATGACTGCCTCCGCAATCCCCTCATCCAGCAAATTGAGCAAGGCTATTTTGACCCAGAGCAAGCCCTAGCCAGGGCTCAATCCACTTATGCCCAGATTGAAGAACGACTTGGTGATGCCCTAACACAGGTTGATAACTACATTCCTAGTTCCGGTGACTTAGGTATTGATATTGTATCCTCTATTTTTGAGGTTGATGTGGCTCAGGGACTAGAACGTCTTGCTGCGGTTTTAGCCAATCCCCAAAATTATGAGGTCGTGGGGGAATTAAAGGCACAAGCAGAGGTATTTGCTGGCTTTGCCGAGTTACTGAACTTGTCCGGATTTGGAGCGATTGCCCAAACGGCTGTAGCGGCAGTAGAGCAAAATCCCCACCAAGTCTTGAAAATTATTGAACTGGCTCTAGCTGATTTTACAACAGGACGAGCTGCTGTACTAGCAGGCGATCGCACTCAAGGGGGAAATCCCTCGACTGCTCTAGTGGCTTTAACAGAAGCCCCTGCCGCTCCAGCTAATGACATCACAAATAGTCTAAATACCACCTCTGAATTTGAAGATATCTTTAGTGACTTTAACCTAGGCGAAGCAAGCAATTCCTTTGAAGACTTTACCTTATCCGAGCAAACGGCTACCCAAGCATCCCAACTGAATCCACTAGCCGAAGAGACTTTCGAGACCTCACCCACTGTTGCCCATCAGGAAACTGACCTAGATCAAGCAACTGAAGACAAACCATCTTGGAAGGTTACCGACTCAGCTGATGTTACTGATATTTTTAACAACTTTAACCAATATCAACAGAGCTTACTCTTTGAAGACTTTGCTCTAGCCCAGGAAACCACTGCCCAGCAGCCCCAAGTGAACCTGCCAGCTGAGGAAGTTCCTCTAACCCCACCGATTCTTGCTGATCTCAGAACTAGTGACTTGGGGCAAGCAAGTCTTGACCTACCATCTGATCAATCTACGCCTTCAGAGGATCAAGTTAACCCAGTCCAAGAAGCAGAAGCATCTTTCCCAGAGGAAACCATTTCCCCGACCGCAGAAACTGTCCCAGGCTCGAAGCAAGACCTGAGTAAATCTAAGGCTGACCCTACCCCAGGATCTAAACCAGTAGCGAACTCGCCCAATCCATCAAGCACTGCTTCTGCTCCCCTGAAGAACTCATCCCTAGAGGTACCAAAAACCCTGGAAGCCGCTGTGGAAAAGATTGAACAAATCTTTGAAAGCCTGCCACCGCTCCAGGATATGCCTAAAGCAGATGTTCCATCACCACCAACGTTACCAGCAGCCGCATTCTTAGCCAATGAATTAGCTATCAACCAAACCACTCAATCGGCTAAATCCCAGCAGCATCAACCTACTCGACCTAATCAACCTACTCCTAAGCCGTCAGAGCATCCCAGCCAAAGTCCAACCTCTATTTCCCCTGAGAGTTCAGTCCGGGTGAACTTAAAGCGACTAGAACGGATGAACAATCTGGTAGGGGAACTAGTGATCAACCGCAATAGTATTGGCCTCCAAAATGAACAATTACAAGTAGCAGTGCGGGAACTTACCCAAAGATTTGACCTTTGTCAAACCATTGTTAGTCAATTACAAGACTTATCTGATCAGAGTCTAGCGAGTGCCTCAAGTGCTGGATCAATGGTCTCAAATCCTAGCTTTGCCTCCCTTAGTAAGAATGAGTGGAATCAGCAAGAAACAAATTCTGTCCGTGAGAGAAACTTACCCCAGCAATCGGTAACGTGGTCAGGCCAAAAGAGCCTAGAGAGTGAGTCAGACCCATTGAACAAACCCCTGTTTGATTCCTTGGAAATGGATAGCTATAGCAACGTCCATTCTTTGATCCAAGGACTACAAGAAGAAATGATGCTACTTAAAGAAGCGGTGGGGGATATAACCCTATTTGCCCAGCAGTCTGATCAGACCTTGGAACAACAGCGGCAAATGCTTTCTCAGCTACGAGACGAGCTGATGTGGGCGCGGATGTTGCCTCTGGGTCAAGTACTCAACCGCTTTCCCCGGGCTTTACGGGATCTTTCTACCCAACACCACAAGCCAGCCAAACTCAAGCTTTCTGGTACAGGGGTTTTGGTAGATAGAGCAGTGCTGGAAAAACTTTATGACCCCTTACTACACTTACTCCGGAATGCTTTTGATCATGGCATTGAATCCCCTGAAATTCGGCGGAAACGAGGTAAATCAGAGCAAGGACAAATTGAAATTCGGGCTTACCATAAAGGCAATCAAACCATCATTCAAGTTAAGGATGACGGTGAAGGTCTCAATATTGAACGCATTCGTAAGCAAGTATTGGTCAAGGGATTGTTGTCAGCCAAACAAATTGCTAAAGCTCCTCCATCCCGCCTGTTAAAGATGATTTTTGAGCCAGGATTTTCCACCGCAGCTCAAGTCAGTGAACTGTCTGGTAGGGGAGTAGGTTTAGATGTAGTACGCTCTCAAATTCGAGCTCTCAAAGGTAAAATCTCTGTCACCTCATCTCCAGGTAAGGGTACAACCTTTACCCTACGCCTACCGTTAACTCTAACCATTGCTAAATTACTAATTGCTACAGTCGGTCCAATTGTTATCGCTTTACCATCAGACAGTATTGAAGAAATTGTGGTTCCCAAGGGGGATCAGATGCAAAAATCTGGGACAAAACGGTTTTTGCTCTGGCGCGGACAAATGCTTCCCACTTATACCATGTCTGATCTTTTGGAATATAACTGTCCAGTCAGGGAAACCACTCCTAGCAAAGCTTTAGTCTATGTCCCCACTCCTGAAGATTGGGCATTACCTCTGGTAGTAATGCGTCGAGAGCAGCAGGCTTTTGCGTTAGAAATCGATCGCGTGATCACAGAGCAAGAGCTAGTGATTAAACCCTTTGGCAAAGCCCTTGCGGCTCCCAGTTATACCTATGGTTGTACCATCTTGGGGGATGGTAGTTTAATTCCGGTGATAGATGGTAACGCCCTGCTAGAGCAATTTTTAGCTCAAAGCCAGGAAGAGACTAAACCGAGAACCTTGTCCAATATACTCGAAGCTACCACTAAGAAAAAGTCATCGGTTAACCTGACTCAAACTCCTGCTAAAACTTCTCCACTTCCCACAATTTTAATTGTGGATGATTCTACAGGTTTACGACGAACCTTGGCTATGAGCTTGCAAAAAGCGGGTTACCGAGTTTTACAGGCTCGGGATGGACAGGAAGCCTTGGAACAATTGCGGCAAAGTTCCAAAGTCCAGATGATAATTTGTGATATTGAAATGCCGAATATGAACGGTTTTGAGTTTCTTGGTCAACGTCGCCAAGACCCTCAGTTATCAAAAATTCCTATAGCAATGCTTACATCCCGTAGCAGTGAAAAACATCAGCGTTTGGCAATGCATTTGGGTGCTAACGCTTACTTTACTAAACCTTATATTGAACAAGATTTTATTGGAAAAATCAAAAACATTATTGAACAAAGTAAATCTGAATTTTAA
- a CDS encoding ABC transporter ATP-binding protein — translation MVFPKKLIKGGSKVSKVIDLPKYGIRSILAKGVQMDFQSGQNRVQVLKGIDWEVKRGDIQLLMGPSGSGKTTLLSILAGLLTPTLGKVYLLGQEITSMSRTKLAEFRREHIGFIFQHFNLFPALTAAENVEVVLNIKGIRGVNARQQAKTLLEQVGLEGKGHLRPSDLSGGQKQRVAIARALAKEPPLIMADEPTAALDSHSGHTVIELLRRLAKEKGCTVLMVTHDPRIIDVADQVSYMEDGMLKVEG, via the coding sequence ATGGTGTTTCCCAAAAAACTGATTAAGGGCGGCTCTAAAGTATCTAAAGTTATAGATTTACCTAAGTATGGTATACGCTCCATTCTTGCTAAAGGGGTGCAGATGGACTTCCAGTCAGGACAAAACCGTGTTCAAGTCCTCAAAGGAATAGACTGGGAAGTCAAACGTGGTGATATCCAACTTTTAATGGGACCGTCTGGCTCTGGCAAGACTACCCTTTTGTCAATATTGGCGGGATTACTGACCCCGACACTGGGAAAAGTCTATTTACTGGGTCAAGAAATTACCAGTATGTCTAGAACTAAGCTGGCAGAGTTTCGACGGGAACACATTGGCTTTATTTTCCAACACTTCAACCTATTTCCGGCTCTGACAGCAGCAGAGAATGTGGAAGTTGTGCTAAACATTAAGGGAATTCGGGGGGTAAATGCTCGACAGCAGGCAAAAACGTTATTAGAGCAGGTTGGTTTAGAGGGGAAAGGACATCTTAGACCGAGTGACTTGTCAGGGGGACAGAAGCAACGGGTAGCAATCGCGCGGGCTTTAGCTAAAGAGCCACCGCTAATTATGGCAGATGAGCCAACGGCAGCCTTGGACTCTCACAGTGGTCATACAGTCATTGAGTTGCTGCGTCGTCTGGCTAAGGAAAAAGGCTGCACAGTGCTGATGGTAACCCACGATCCTCGTATTATCGATGTAGCTGACCAAGTGTCTTATATGGAAGATGGTATGTTGAAGGTTGAAGGTTGA
- a CDS encoding chemotaxis protein CheW gives MKNNLIYSQLNDNYLSPNQNATSLLKLVVFRIDNINFAFPIECVKKVINYTTVYSSGLNDIGIAHIDDQEIPIIDLHRRLFKSSQINTSNPGRFLLIAQNTRGEGFGIPVLKTPNLIEVSVTDIRTLPESFRQADTLGIASHVAVIPQENTSLTVFLLDVNQLLPWISE, from the coding sequence ATGAAAAATAACTTAATTTACTCCCAGCTTAATGATAATTATCTATCGCCAAATCAGAATGCTACATCATTATTGAAATTAGTGGTCTTTAGAATAGACAACATCAATTTCGCATTTCCGATTGAGTGTGTAAAAAAAGTAATTAATTATACAACTGTTTATAGCAGTGGACTCAATGATATTGGCATTGCCCATATCGATGATCAGGAAATTCCTATTATCGACTTGCATCGCCGGTTATTTAAATCTAGCCAAATCAACACTTCTAACCCAGGACGTTTCCTGCTGATTGCTCAAAATACGAGGGGTGAAGGATTTGGTATCCCTGTACTCAAAACACCGAATTTGATAGAGGTTTCCGTGACTGATATTCGTACCCTACCAGAGTCTTTTCGTCAAGCTGATACCCTAGGAATTGCTAGTCATGTTGCGGTGATTCCCCAAGAAAATACATCTTTGACAGTCTTTTTGCTAGATGTTAATCAATTGCTGCCTTGGATTTCTGAATAG
- a CDS encoding DM13 domain-containing protein, with translation MSTVPAAEPARTVAQATSRSGNFVTAAHSTQGMVSLVTDNGQRYQKFDETFKTDNGPDLMVLLHRQTVPKSYSKENYLLGRLREKNTPSS, from the coding sequence GTGTCCACTGTTCCAGCTGCTGAACCAGCGAGAACAGTGGCACAGGCAACAAGCAGATCAGGAAATTTTGTAACAGCAGCCCATTCGACTCAAGGCATGGTAAGTTTAGTCACAGACAATGGACAACGTTACCAAAAGTTTGACGAAACCTTTAAGACCGACAACGGACCCGATTTAATGGTGCTGTTGCACCGCCAAACTGTCCCCAAATCCTACAGTAAGGAAAATTATCTACTGGGGAGGTTGAGAGAAAAGAATACCCCGTCCTCTTAG